A window of the Sandaracinaceae bacterium genome harbors these coding sequences:
- a CDS encoding glutathione S-transferase family protein codes for MTSIAHETLTLLQYAPCLGLRNASPFCMKGDALLALTGQPYVTEVFADPRKAPKGKLPVLRHRGKLIADSTFIRRYLEDTLRFDFDAGLSDAERATADAFVKLCEEHLYWILFYSRWMEEANWPAIRDAYFAEIPALVRPLITKQIRKGAFAAMQGHGLGRHTRSEIYELGAADLLSLARFLGDKPFFMGDTPTSADATVYAWMSSILDAPLESPLKTAAQSHQNLLSYTQRAQQRLFG; via the coding sequence ATGACCAGCATCGCCCACGAGACCCTCACGCTCCTTCAATACGCGCCCTGCCTCGGGCTGCGCAACGCCAGCCCCTTCTGCATGAAGGGTGACGCGCTCCTGGCCCTCACGGGGCAGCCGTACGTCACCGAGGTGTTCGCGGACCCGCGCAAGGCGCCCAAGGGCAAGCTCCCGGTCCTGCGTCACCGCGGCAAGCTCATCGCGGACTCCACCTTCATCCGCCGCTACCTCGAGGACACGCTGCGCTTCGACTTCGACGCGGGCCTCTCGGACGCGGAGCGCGCCACCGCCGACGCGTTCGTGAAGCTGTGCGAGGAGCACCTGTACTGGATCCTCTTCTATTCGCGCTGGATGGAGGAGGCCAACTGGCCCGCGATCCGCGATGCGTACTTCGCCGAGATCCCAGCCCTGGTGCGCCCGCTCATCACCAAGCAGATCCGGAAAGGCGCGTTCGCTGCCATGCAGGGGCACGGGCTCGGGCGGCACACGCGCAGCGAGATCTACGAGCTGGGCGCGGCCGACCTGCTCTCGCTCGCGCGCTTCCTGGGCGACAAGCCCTTCTTCATGGGCGACACGCCCACCAGCGCCGATGCGACCGTGTATGCGTGGATGAGCTCCATTCTCGATGCGCCACTCGAGAGCCCGCTGAAGACCGCCGCGCAGAGCCACCAAAACCTGCTGAGCTACACGCAGCGCGCACAGCAGCGCCTCTTCGGGTAG
- a CDS encoding YafY family transcriptional regulator, with the protein MRAQRLNEIIRHLRRARAPLTADALALRFEVTPRTIYRDVASLIATGVPIRGEAGIGYVLGEGYDLPPLMFDARELEALMLGARMVAARADEATARDAEAAIAKIVEVLPKERRALLLDAPLFAPSFRPKVEDRVDLVPLRDALREQRKITLRYRDVNGSETERTVWPVSLGYFDGSRGLVAWCELRSDFRLFRTDRMEALTVLVDPLPKPRRALLQAFREQEALREAEYERERGGKCP; encoded by the coding sequence ATGCGAGCCCAACGCCTCAACGAGATCATCCGGCACCTGCGCCGCGCCCGCGCGCCCCTCACGGCGGACGCGCTCGCGCTGCGCTTCGAGGTGACGCCGCGCACCATCTACCGCGACGTGGCGTCGCTCATCGCCACGGGCGTGCCCATCCGCGGCGAGGCCGGCATCGGCTACGTGCTGGGCGAAGGCTATGACCTGCCGCCGCTCATGTTCGACGCGCGAGAGCTGGAGGCCCTGATGTTGGGCGCGCGCATGGTGGCCGCCCGCGCCGACGAAGCCACCGCGCGCGACGCCGAAGCCGCCATCGCCAAGATCGTGGAGGTGCTGCCCAAGGAGCGCCGCGCGCTGCTGCTGGATGCGCCGCTGTTCGCGCCCAGCTTCCGCCCCAAGGTGGAAGACCGCGTGGACCTCGTGCCCCTGCGCGACGCTCTGCGCGAGCAGCGCAAGATCACGCTGCGCTACCGCGACGTGAACGGCAGCGAGACCGAGCGCACCGTCTGGCCCGTGTCGCTCGGCTACTTCGACGGGAGCCGCGGCCTGGTGGCCTGGTGCGAGCTGCGCAGTGACTTCCGCCTGTTCCGCACGGACCGCATGGAGGCGCTCACGGTGCTGGTGGACCCGCTGCCCAAGCCGCGCCGCGCGCTGCTGCAGGCGTTCCGCGAGCAGGAGGCGCTGCGCGAGGCGGAGTACGAGCGGGAGCGGGGCGGCAAGTGCCCGTGA